aggaaatagaaactaataccaagaaatggaaagacatcccatgctcatggattggaagaataaatatcatcaaaatgaatattctccccaaagccatatacaaatttaatgtgatacccatcaaagttccaccaagcttcaagagaatagaacaaacactacagtcatttatctggaaccagaaaacacctagaattgccaaaaccataataatttttttcttgaggaaaagaaacataaatggaggcatcacactcccacatctcaaactatattataaggtcattatcatcaaaacatcctggtcctggaacaaatataggcacacagaccagtggaacagatttgaaagcccagaactaaacccccacacctatggacatctaatctttgatgagggggcccaaagtattaaatggaggaaggaggctctctcctataaatggtgctgggaaaactgggttgaaatatgcagaagaatgaaattgaaccaccttatctcaccagaaacaaaaatcaactccaaattgatcaaggacctggatgttagaccagaaacaatcaaatactcagaggaaaacattggtgggacaCTTTCCCATATAAACCTtacagacatctttgatgaaacaaactcaattgcatggaacactaaagcagaaacaaaccaatgggactacatcaaattgaaaagcttatgcacagtcAAAGAGCTTATGCACactaacaaagagacccctcacagaatgggagaagatcttcacatgccatacatcacacaagagactACTCactaaaatatgtaaagagctcagcaaacttagcaccaaaaaagcaaatgaccctatccaaaaatgggcagaggttatgaacaaaacattcacttcagaggagatccaaaaggctaacaaacatatgaaaaactgctccaggtcactgattgtcagagatgcaaataaggacaacattgagatactacgtcactcctgtgagaatggcatacatcaaaaaagacagcagcaacaaatgctggagaggctgtgaggacagaggaacccttctgcactgctggtggaaatgtaaattggtgcagcctctgtgagagcagtctggagaactctcagaaggctagacatggaccttccatatgacccagtaattcctctcctgggtatgtaccccaaggactccataacacccaaccaaaaatgtacgtgtacaccaatgttcatagcagcacaattcataatagctaaaacctggatgcaatacaggtgcccaacaacaaatgagtggctgagaaagctgtggtatatatacacaatggaatactatgcagctattaagaacaatgaacccaccttctctgacccatcttggatggagtgagaaggaattatgttaagtgaaataaatcaaaaagataaagatgagtatggaatgatcccactcatcaacagaagagaaagaagaacagaaagggaaactaaaagtggaggggggttgggggggtggaagaggacacagtctttttgtggtgggaatggtgtctatgtgcACTCCTGTTAAATtatagtcatatatatcactatttaattaatatgagaggggaaaattgattgtatgtctcgaactttttaaaacacagactgagtctttttaatacataggcttagtctttgatatgttgactctctcaaagcctagaccagggagaacagaagcaaccgatgtcacagccatatacaagatgttgggtattgtacagcaaatcgtaacaaaggtacttttcaaagttaacccaattaccaaataatgtgatgataacagtaactatccattgtgttcttaaaccctaagacagcaggaacatcacatttccactatagagcctatatttcccccaatcctagaACCTTagtgtggggtgcactttcctgaatgcttctctcaattcatatcaaataatactgcacccactgatcacaacctaatcaacgcaaggagtgccacctcagcatgcttcacttcagactgtgtctggagacttcaggtgtgaaatgacacccttcagtttcattactcgggtaagacctttcctttcatagtgtcctctaattccattccaggtggttcacttcctaacaaagtcccaaaacctagatatagttcaggtcccctgagatagaacatatgttcacacataaactagcatatgtatacataaactagggcaaaatatatacctgaaaggaaaagtacacaatagtctgcagtgagtaccccacaacacttcatctgcactattccagcctttaggtccataattgttcaacaatttgtttggctttgtatgttaactctcttttcagccaccaggttccagatgccatcaggatgctaaccagacttccctggactgacgaccccaccagtgtgtcctgacgctccgcttccccagagacccaccctactatggaaagagagaggcaggctgggagtatggatcaaccagtcaacgcccatgttcagtggggaagcaattacagaagccagatcttccaccttctgcaacccacaatgaccctgggtccatactcccagagggctaaaggataggaaagctattaggggaggggatgggatatagagatctggtgttgggaattgtgtggagttgtaccctcctatcctatgattttgttaatgtctcctttttaaaataaataaataaataaagagttagaaatatttggatatagtaatagggttatatgtGTCTTGCATAGGAATAGAGGGTtggacctgaaagaaaaaggggtcaAATCTGCACAAACGTagagagatagttgtagagatgacagttaaaccgtatctgtgattttgggagaactgtggtgattggcaatggagggacttgggattcagaactttggtggtgggaacagtgtggaattatacccctgttgacatgtaattttataaatcaatatcaaatcactaataaagaaaactgagaaatattatgcatgtttgaattattgtattttactgctgacaataaaccattaattacccaataaagaaattttaaaaggaaaaaaaaagcaagcttaCCATTacaattaaacaaaaacaaattttcaGATTCAGACAGCAAAGTGTTGATTATTATGAGGGGAAAAGTTAGGTGACAAATTGGATAAGTGGGCTCAGTTTTGTGGTGGTGGATGAAAAGTAGATATTTGGTGGTCACCATAACATGGTGTATGCAGATGTAGAAATATAAAGTAGTATAGTTGAAACTTACACTAAGTTTAAACaagtattatttcttttaaaaatatttatatattccccttttttgttgcccttttttattgttgtagttgttgttgttattggtgtcgtcactgttgggtaggacagaaatggagagaggaggggaagacagagagggggagagaaagatagacacctgcagaactgcttcactgcttgtgaagggaaccccctgcaggtggggagccaggggcttgaaccgggatccttactccggtccttgcactttgtgccatgtgcgcttaacccactgcgctaatgcctgactccctaaacaaGTATTATTTCAATATAGAGAgagttcctttgttttatttcactGTTAAAAGTGCTTCCTCTTGTTCTTGGTCTCCTTTCTGAAGCTATTCTCTCCCTTACTTTCTAGAACACTGTGCTCTTGTAATTCTCAAATCATCCAATTCATCAGCATAGAAATCAAAGTCTGGGaacaggtggtaggtagcacagtgggttactggcacatagtgccaagcacaaggactagcataaggttcaagcccctggctcctacctgcaagggggttgcttcacaagtggtgaagccagcctgcagttgtctatatttttctccttctttgtcttcccctcctctctctatttctctctgtcctatccaacaacaataactataacagcaaggacaacaaaatgggaaaaatggcctccaggagcagaggattcatagtgcaggcactagtcCCAGAGATCACCCTGGaggtgatataaataaataaatataatacatttttttaaaaaaatcatgaaggGCATTCAGTCATGGTCTCAAGGAAATTTCTACCTCCTTCCCTCCTGGGCTATGTCCCTGCAGACCTGGCTTTCTCATTGTGTCTCACATGTCCCCAGGGTGACTTGGATGCTGTCCAGTAGGGGAGAGTTTGGTCACCATGACAATGACTTCATCAGGGCTATGTCCCAAACGTGTGGTGATAAATCAGGCTGGCCAATGAACTCCTGTCTGTGAAGGGCCCTTCTGCCAAATCTGAGTCCTATTATatcagcaaggacaacaaagcgTGGCTggggacacctgcttcactgaagaGCATATGAAGCTGCCCACAGCTGCCCAAAACAACAGGTCAGCAGTCTCGGGGCAACCAGCCAAAGAAGGACAAGGGAGTCAGAGCAGGGTAGCAGGCATGAGAAGCACTAGGAGACCCTGTGATaaaggtgtcttttctttttttttttttttttcctcctccagggttattgctgggctcggtgcctgcaccatgaatccaccgctcctggaggccattttcccccccttttgttgcccttgtagcttcgttgtggttattattattgcccttgttgacgcaattcgttgttagatagaacagagagaaatggagagaggaggggaagacagagaaggggagagaaagatagacacctgcagacctgcttcaccgcctgtgaagcgactcccctgcaggtggggagacgggggctcgaaccgggatccttacgccggtccctgcgctttgcgccacatgcgcttaacccactgcgccaccacccaacccccaaaggTGTCTTTTCTTAGGTGAGGTGCTCTCAAGTCCTCAAGAAGGTGCTTTTCAGAGCCCCCCAGTGCTTGAAAAGCTCTTGGATTTGTCCAGATGTTCAAAGCTGTCTTAAAGTTAAGAAAGCTACGTCCCATAGAGAACTAAGACCATTCACTCTGTTATCTTATTCATCTGCAGATGTTTGTGATTGGACACTTGAGAAATACATATAAAATGTCCATCTGTGGAAACAACGCTTTTAGCTCCACTATGGTGGAGTGCTGAGAGTGTATGAACATTCCAGAATTTTTGGGGAGGATGAGTACAGAGAGGAAGGGTCAATATTCAGAGGCAGTACTCTCATCCTACTCATTCTTGTAATATTTAGAGAGGAGCACCGATTCGTAGTGCCAGATCTGAATTTGTAGCTACCATTTATTTCTCTCAGCAGTTTAAATGAAAGTCAGATGAATTGCTAGGTAATAGATCAATAAAATTTACTGGTTCATAGATCACTGTGCAATTTCTGGCATATGACTAACAGAATGTTTAGTGTGATGATTCATTATTCAGTGCGATAACTCTGGCAAAGTGACTTCCAGTCCCCCAGCTAGTCATTTATTTATGTGAATTTGTTTTTCAAATTGAAAAGAATAGAATTCATGATGAAGCCAGTTTCCACTACAGTAGTATTATTCTTTATGAATTCACATAGAAttggaaacaaacaaatggtGTCACCTACATTTTTATAAAGTAGTGTTCCAATAAATTAAAGCTAAATTGgaacaatatttatttaaagtACGTAGATGTGATTTGTTTGGCATtataatttcatttctttttttttaattttttaaaaatattttattttatttattcccttttgttgcccttgttgttttattgttgtagttattattgtcatcattgttggttaggacagagagaaacggagagatgaggggaagacagagagggggagagaaagatagacacctgcagacctgcttcatcgcctgtgaagcgactcccctgcaggtggggagccggggtttgaactgggatccttatgcctgtccttgtgctttgcgccacctgcacttaactcgctgcgctacagcccaactccctataattTCATTTCTATGATTGCAACCAAGAGTTTAGTTTCATTCATCACCATTTGTCATCTACTTCTATTGCTTTGCTGAAATGTACTGTTGATAATTATATTCTGTAGATAGCATACTAGTTATATAATACCATgaaggaaataatttttaaaacataacaTCAAGTGTGCGGGTAGTAAAAGtacagatagatatatatatatatatatatatatatataaaaatatatatatataaatatatatatatatatataaatatatatatataaataaatgatagataaTAGAGAGGAAGGTAGATCACTGGAGgtagagataaagaaataaatgagagtCTTGTGAGCCTGGGTGGTAGCCCACCCatgtaagtgcacatattaccatgttcaaggacctgggttcattcctatgcttcccacctgcaagggggtggatgcttcatgagtggtagatcaGGTCTTCAGgagtttatctttctatctcctccactactcacaatttctctctgtcctatccaataaaatagaaagaaaaggggaaaatggccatccagagtaatggattcatagtgctggcaccaaaccccagtgataaccctggtgacaaaagacAAAGTCTtatgatccgggaggtggtgcaacagAGAAagtattggactgtcaagcatgaagttctgagttcaatctctggcagcacacatctggttcttactctctctctctctccacttctctaataaataaataaacaatttaaaaaaagaactcttttAATTACAAAAGCATGTATTACATATTCATGGGAAAGTAATAGAACATTTCCATTTTAAGACAtgatcatatatttttaaaacatctatTACTGAGTATGATCATATCATTATTTAGTTTTCAAAGATCATAAAATGGAGTGAAGTAATTGCTTCCTTGAAAGCACTAATATAATGCAATGGGAATTAGATTCCTGGCATAATTtaagtatatgaaaaaaaaaaaaacaccaaaacccGATATCAAGCTGAGAAGATAGCAAAATAGTGATGCAAAATatatttgtgcctgaggctctgagatcttaagttcaatccccagcacccctataaaccagagctgagttgtgctcttgTTATCTAcctgcctatctatctgtctatctatctatctatctatctatctatcatctatctttttctatgtatctctttcattaaataaataaaatgtacccTTATagtggactggggagacaacatattggttatgcaagaagatttttactatgcttgaggctctaaagtgccaggttcaattccaccactgtaagccagagctgagcagtgttctcataaaagaaaaaaaaaatacaaataaacaaaaccactTGTAACTGCATTCAAGGTCCACTTACTTCACTGAGTCACAATAGTCTCCCATCTTAATATGTCACTTATGTATACAAAGTCTTTTCCTATGTGGAAACATTTATAGATACAAGGGATTTGAACATAGACAACTTTTTGGGTTCATTTTTCATCCCATCACACCAACTGTGAAAATTCAACTATCTAATTCTAGCACTAGGGATGAATATATATACACTGTATCCTCCATActaaggctggcaaaatagttccctTGGATAGTGCATTACTTTGCCACCTGTGTGACCCAAATTCCAGCCTGGCCTCCAACACTTTAAGGAAgcatcagtgttgtggtctctttcacgtTCTCTCCATAAGTCTCTATGTCTATATgtagaaaacaaaggaaaaaaaactgaattacATCTCCCGCTGGGAATGAGTTTTCCAAACCTCCTCCCTACTTACTTGCAAAATAACTCTAGTAATGCCTTTCAGCTATTACTTCCATTTCCTTTGTCCCAAACTTTTAGCATTTCTCTCCTCATTTACTCATTCAATGACTACTGTGGGGTTTACGTGTTTGTGAGAAGTGAAGGGAAAGTCTCCATGAAAAGATAACATGGATATAATAAGACATGTCCTGAAGTCATTCATTTAGCATTTATCAATTACATGCAGTTATGATTGAGAGAACAATCTTGAAGCACTTTTTGGAGGTGGGAGATGAAATAGCAGTAGAGGAATGACAGGATGTCATCTGTTCAGCATCTTCAGAAGGTTGTATCTATGAATGGAGATTAACAGCTGGAGCTCACCTTCCTTTTGATACCTGTctattcctcctcttcttcccctccacccccaggcaGGCAAGTACACAGAGAACATGAGAAATCTGAGTGGGGGCCACATATCCGAGTTTGTTCTGGTGGGCTTCCCTACTTCCGCACCCTTCCAGCTGCTCCTTTTTGCCCTCTTCCTTGCAATCTACCTGTTGACGCTGTTGGAGAATGCACTCATCATTTCTACAATCTGGCTCACGCCAAGCCTCCATCGCCCCATGTATTTTTTCCTGGGCCATCTCTCCTTCCTGGAGCTGTGGTACATTAATGTCACAGTTCCCCGGCTCCTGGGAGCTTTTCTTATGCAGAACTGTAAGATCTCCTATGTTGGTTGCATGACCCAACTCTACTTCTTCATTGCATTGGCCTGCACCGAATGTGTCCTGTTGGCCGTCATGGCTTACGATCGCTACCTGGCCGTCTGTGAGCCCCTTCGCTACCCCAGTCTCATGTCTTCCAGGCTGGCCACTCGCCTGGCTCTTTCTTCTTGGGGTAGTGGCTTCTTCAGCTCTATGATGAAGCTGATTTTCATTTCTCGCCTGTCCTATTGTGGCCCCAACATCATGAACCACTTCTTCTGTGATATCTCCCCACTGCTGAATCTCACCTGCTCTGACAAGGAGCAAGCAGAACTGGTAGACTTCCTCTTGGCCCTGGTGATGATTCTGCTCCCCCTGCTGGCTGTGGTTTCATCCTATGCAGCAATCATTGCAGCCATCTTGAGAATTCCCACTGCTCAAGGGCGCCGCAAAGCCTTCTCCACTTGTGCTTCTCATCTCGCTGTGGTTATCATCTACTACTCCTCCACACTCTTCACATATGCACGACCCCGAGCTATGTACACCTTCAACCACAACAAGATCATCTCTGTGCTCTACACTGTCATTGTCCCCTTCCTCAACCCAGCCATCTACTGCCTGAGGAACAAGGAGGTGAAGGATGCCCTCAGAAAGGCGGTGCTGggaaggtgtctctcccctcagggTGTCTCAAGCTGATCCATGGCAGAACCAGGTGGGAAGGAAGGGGCTGGCTTTTGGTGTAAGAGGCACCTGAAGAAATTGTACAATAGGCTTAAAGAAAATACACATTCGTTTtcctaaagatgtatttatttttgtaacagagaataaaaaacatgagagtactactcagctctaggaCACACAGTGCTAGGAAGGGAATCTGGGGCCTCTGATAGGCAAGTATGGTGTTCTATCATTGGGCTATCTTCTCAGGCCAAGAACTATAAATTTCAATTAGTGCCATGCTTTTCTAACTATTCTTTGGGAACCTACTGATAAAAACATAAGGTTATGAATCATTGATCCTGTATAGGAGTTTCCAGATTAAGGTGAGTTAACTACCTAAAACCAAGAaagattgtgtgtatgtgtgtgtgtgtagggggggtgtTAAAATGTAGATTTCTAGTAAAGTTAATGGAGAGATTAAGAACACATCTAGCCTGTGATTTGCCATGCGTAATCTTCAATTTTATGGGACCTCTTAGTTCAAACcaactggagattttttttttttattattctagaCTGAACCTGTTTTTTTTATGAACAAAGAAATATGAGGAAAGGAACTTGCTGGTagaaatatcaagaaaaaaagaaaacagttggtGATAGTCATTTGAAAGACCTAAATTTTCAACCTTTAATTCTCCCTTCAGAAAAATGAGGTATGACTATACCCCAAGAACAAAGACTAATGACAGCTGATGAGTGCTCTCCCTCTCAGCACATACCCGTGGCATGGATAGCAGGTAGAAAGGGTCGTGCTCATATGCAGTTAGGTGCTTGACAAGGAGCAGTGCATGGTTGTCTGTCCTAAACCAGGTTTGGGGGAAACAAATGATTGTTcattaaaaatatctatattaCTGATCAATGATTATATAAACTTACTCTGAATCTAAAATAATCTCAAATTCTGGCActtgaaaatatttaaattgatgtaattattattatttatctccagggttatcgatgattctcagtgcctgcactacaaatccactgctcctggaagccactgttttcccatttttcattgggtaggacacagagaaattgagagaggagagacagacagacctacatacctgcttcaccgcttgtaaagagaccccccccacacacacacaggtggggagcagggacttgaacctggatccttgtgcaggtccttgcacttcatactatgtgcacttaaccctgtgcactaccactcagccccctaaaTTGGTGTATTTTTATGAGATTTctcaatagctttttaaaaatttatttatttatttatttaattttttttatttaagaaaggattaattaacaaaaccataaggtagaaggggtacatctccacacaattcccaccacccaatctccatatttttatggataaagaggaaacactgacaaaaactgtaggataagaggggtacaacttcacacacttcccaccaccagaactgcatattccatcccctcccctgatagctatcctattctttatccctctgggagtatgaacccaaggtcattatggggtgcagaaggtggaaggtctggcttctgtaattttttctccactgaacatgggcgttggcaggtcagtccatactcgcagcctgtctctctctttccctagtggggtggagttctgggaaagtgggactctaggacacattggtagggttgtttgtccagggaagtctggttagcatcatgctagcatttggagcctggtggttgaaaaaagagttaacatatagagccaaacaaattattgactaattgtgaacctaaaggctggaaaagtgcagatgaagattggggggggggggtctccattttgcagatagtttagtagtcctgttttagttatattccaaagagcccatgactatactaggttgtttttttttttttcttttttctgagcctgacgtctgatatgcaagtggatccaagttattgtctggggagatgatgtcatgggtgggtaaaggaccagaaagctggatcagggaagagagtagctcctaaatatgggaaagttgtataaataatgttgactgtgaatcccatcgatttggtctgatctgagg
Above is a genomic segment from Erinaceus europaeus chromosome 9, mEriEur2.1, whole genome shotgun sequence containing:
- the LOC103120206 gene encoding olfactory receptor 6P1, giving the protein MRNLSGGHISEFVLVGFPTSAPFQLLLFALFLAIYLLTLLENALIISTIWLTPSLHRPMYFFLGHLSFLELWYINVTVPRLLGAFLMQNCKISYVGCMTQLYFFIALACTECVLLAVMAYDRYLAVCEPLRYPSLMSSRLATRLALSSWGSGFFSSMMKLIFISRLSYCGPNIMNHFFCDISPLLNLTCSDKEQAELVDFLLALVMILLPLLAVVSSYAAIIAAILRIPTAQGRRKAFSTCASHLAVVIIYYSSTLFTYARPRAMYTFNHNKIISVLYTVIVPFLNPAIYCLRNKEVKDALRKAGKRASQR